A single region of the Chryseobacterium culicis genome encodes:
- a CDS encoding GLPGLI family protein has translation MNFIKKHTLIIIFLFIFSISFSQTAMSDSLRGEFTYLLQYKPNNLNRDYIIKELYSLQITDKRSFFSSENKLKFDSAFSAAYNKKSNIIDLSGIPASRSNFLIIQTNENSEFYESVGMTLLSYNSPVIRNWKLVNETKVINSINCKKAEVNYKGRDWVAWYSTEIPFPYGPYKFSGLPGLIVKIADKTGDYDYELVKAVSSSKLKGKTITIKKIRYEGAKLVTQKELSDARANFRANAKRELESMGTVFSEGQNKPKISEAEKKGHNPIELE, from the coding sequence ATGAATTTTATAAAAAAACACACTTTAATAATTATATTTTTATTTATTTTCTCTATTTCATTTTCTCAGACAGCTATGAGTGATTCGTTAAGGGGTGAGTTTACCTACTTACTTCAGTACAAGCCTAATAATCTAAATCGAGACTACATTATAAAAGAATTATATTCATTACAAATAACTGATAAACGTTCTTTTTTCAGTAGTGAAAATAAACTGAAATTTGATTCTGCTTTTTCAGCAGCATATAATAAAAAAAGTAATATTATTGATTTAAGTGGCATTCCTGCCTCAAGATCTAACTTTTTAATTATCCAAACAAATGAAAATTCAGAATTTTACGAATCAGTCGGGATGACTCTGCTATCATATAATAGTCCGGTAATTCGTAATTGGAAGCTAGTTAATGAGACAAAAGTAATTAACTCTATTAACTGTAAAAAAGCAGAAGTAAATTATAAAGGTAGAGATTGGGTAGCTTGGTATTCAACCGAAATTCCTTTTCCCTATGGTCCATACAAATTCAGTGGTCTCCCTGGATTAATTGTAAAAATAGCTGATAAAACGGGAGATTATGATTATGAATTAGTTAAAGCAGTATCTAGCTCCAAATTAAAAGGTAAAACCATTACAATAAAAAAAATACGATACGAAGGGGCTAAATTAGTCACGCAAAAAGAATTATCAGATGCAAGAGCAAATTTTAGAGCAAATGCAAAACGTGAGTTAGAAAGTATGGGTACTGTATTTTCAGAAGGGCAAAACAAACCAAAAATAAGTGAAGCAGAGAAAAAAGGGCATAACCCTATTGAGCTAGAGTAA
- a CDS encoding T6SS phospholipase effector Tle1-like catalytic domain-containing protein encodes MNGSRVISVGIFFDGTGNNGVNILSPDKPLNNNESYYGTFTNIYKLYSLFAGDEKIYIEGIGTVTGNEDSNFAMATCANPPYGRGYSSDDKLQKAGDFVQQIADDKTKEYHFYIYGFGRGGMLARTFCNQLLTYYAVGNCRIKFLGVFDTVESKPFNTYNMKMPVQVENALHICAVNESRFFFPLTGFFENSVIMQDQKSENQSSVWKEIFVPGDHADIGGGYLEGPQSVYISTDFMNIEDLHHYISDIRNEKTNVDGNKIWEALLSEYKIETVNGLSQAYVCRDKVYNDLSKVYGKLMMDETNAKSLIFSTENEAYFGTDYNKHSFLSRFYTKMKEYLKDLSINKKPIYDFGRFADYTHISSNFGLYSDSFQYRTQREINIELINNGLNVSSSTSVDEASQTRLSVELHLPEDSFVADFLYGTSVPNNDIWVRTILKTPATIILNEMKN; translated from the coding sequence ATGAATGGCAGCAGAGTGATTTCCGTCGGGATTTTCTTTGACGGAACAGGAAATAATGGGGTAAATATTCTTTCACCGGATAAACCACTGAATAATAATGAAAGCTATTATGGTACATTTACCAACATCTATAAATTATACAGTTTATTTGCGGGAGATGAAAAAATATATATTGAAGGAATCGGTACTGTAACGGGCAATGAAGATAGTAACTTTGCTATGGCAACCTGTGCAAATCCACCCTATGGAAGAGGATATTCTTCCGATGATAAACTTCAGAAAGCTGGAGATTTTGTGCAGCAGATTGCTGATGATAAGACAAAAGAATATCATTTTTATATATACGGATTCGGAAGAGGAGGTATGCTGGCAAGAACTTTCTGTAACCAGCTTTTAACGTATTATGCGGTGGGAAATTGCAGGATAAAATTTTTGGGTGTCTTTGATACCGTAGAGTCCAAACCTTTTAATACCTATAATATGAAAATGCCTGTACAGGTAGAGAATGCTTTGCATATCTGTGCAGTCAATGAAAGCAGGTTTTTCTTTCCGCTTACCGGGTTTTTTGAAAACTCGGTAATCATGCAGGATCAGAAATCAGAAAATCAGTCATCTGTCTGGAAAGAAATTTTTGTGCCCGGAGATCATGCTGATATAGGTGGTGGATATCTGGAAGGACCGCAATCTGTTTATATTTCTACAGATTTCATGAATATCGAAGATTTGCATCACTACATCTCAGATATCAGAAATGAAAAAACCAATGTTGATGGAAATAAAATCTGGGAGGCATTACTCTCGGAATATAAAATAGAAACGGTTAATGGGCTTTCACAGGCTTATGTGTGCCGTGATAAAGTATACAATGACCTGTCAAAAGTATATGGAAAACTGATGATGGATGAAACCAATGCAAAATCCTTGATCTTTAGTACAGAGAATGAAGCATATTTTGGAACAGATTATAATAAACATTCCTTTCTTAGTCGTTTTTATACCAAAATGAAAGAATATTTAAAAGACCTTTCCATCAACAAAAAACCAATATATGACTTCGGAAGATTTGCAGATTATACCCATATCTCATCAAACTTTGGACTGTACAGTGATAGTTTCCAGTACAGAACTCAGCGGGAAATTAATATTGAGTTGATCAACAACGGACTCAATGTCTCAAGCAGCACCTCTGTAGATGAAGCAAGCCAGACAAGACTTTCTGTAGAGCTTCACTTGCCGGAAGACAGTTTTGTTGCTGATTTCCTTTATGGGACAAGCGTTCCCAATAATGATATCTGGGTTCGTACCATTTTAAAAACGCCGGCAACTATTATATTAAATGAAATGAAGAATTAG
- a CDS encoding response regulator, whose protein sequence is MSSQIKLALIDDEQLILEGVKMLLSNEKNISVNLTADNGPDFIEDLGKLSKDEFPDIALVDVQMKPMNGFELVEILKEKYPDLKIIILSSHYKTSILGYMVKLGVSAFLPKNSNKKTFIDAITMVDKNGVFFTAEDHQMLFTYMNSSAKKNSLFETEDELSEREKDVVKLICQEFTNNEIGEKLFISPRTVESHRQRILEKIGAKNTVGIVIYAIVNNIYSLEKI, encoded by the coding sequence ATGAGTTCCCAAATCAAACTAGCACTGATTGATGATGAACAGCTGATCCTCGAAGGGGTAAAAATGTTGCTGTCCAATGAAAAAAATATATCGGTGAACCTTACCGCAGATAATGGCCCCGATTTTATAGAAGACCTCGGAAAACTTTCAAAAGATGAATTTCCTGATATTGCTCTCGTAGATGTTCAGATGAAACCTATGAACGGTTTTGAACTGGTAGAAATCCTGAAGGAAAAATATCCTGATCTTAAAATTATTATCCTGTCATCCCATTATAAAACCTCTATTCTTGGATATATGGTCAAGCTGGGTGTATCTGCATTTCTTCCGAAAAATTCGAATAAGAAAACCTTCATTGATGCCATTACAATGGTGGATAAAAATGGGGTCTTTTTCACGGCTGAAGACCATCAGATGCTGTTTACATACATGAATAGCTCTGCCAAGAAAAATTCTCTTTTTGAAACAGAAGATGAATTATCCGAAAGAGAAAAAGATGTGGTTAAACTCATCTGTCAGGAATTTACCAACAACGAAATAGGAGAAAAGCTTTTTATCAGCCCAAGAACTGTAGAGAGTCATAGGCAGCGTATCCTGGAAAAGATCGGAGCTAAAAATACGGTGGGAATAGTGATCTATGCCATTGTTAATAATATTTACTCTCTTGAAAAAATATAA